One genomic region from Gadus morhua chromosome 9, gadMor3.0, whole genome shotgun sequence encodes:
- the LOC115551487 gene encoding interferon-inducible GTPase 5-like, whose translation MSTLESEVFEDLEKALEDLDLVSAVSIIKYLEDINNISLNIAVTGESGVGKSTVVNAFRGIDNTDERAAPTGVETTKTEPYPHPIYPNVTLWDLPGIGTTNFPADQYLERSGFENVDFFIIVSAGRFRENDAKLAQEIKKMGKKFYFVRSKIDNNLSDAKRGQREYDEERTLQEIRENCIHELEQQGVASPQVFLVSGFDLHLYDFPALQDTMERELPSHKRDVLNWGIPKVCKSIINKKKEVFSSQIWYYALTSAAVAAVPIPGLSFAADVGMLVGVLTNYLNGFGLDEESLAKLSSETKTPLDDLRAEMKCFCSGQNVTIELVSLMLHSLPLLTGEAAKEGSRWIPFLGIPIAASISYTFITSFLTSTLDSLSVDAESVLIKALDISALITGYSVAVSNE comes from the exons AT GAGTACCCTGGAATCAGAAGTGTTTGAAGATCTTGAAAAGGCCCTGGAAGACCTTGATTTGGTCTCAGCTGTATCGATAATCAAGTATTTGGAAgatataaataatatttcactGAATATTGCTGTCACAGGAGAGAGTGGAGTTGGAAAGTCCACCGTTGTTAATGCCTTCAGGGGAATAGACAACACAGATGAGAGAGCGGCCCCTACTGGTGTGGAAACAACCAAAACTGAGCCTTACCCACATCCAATATACCCCAATGTTACATTATGGGATCTCCCGGGAATTGGGACCACCAATTTCCCAGCTGATCAGTACCTGGAGCGCTCTGGGTTTGAAAATGtagatttttttatcattgtatcaGCTGGTCGCTTCAGAGAGAATGATGCCAAGCTGGCTCAGGAGATCAAGAAAATGGGCAAGAAGTTCTACTTTGTTCGCTCTAAGATTGACAACAACCTAAGTGATGCAAAAAGGGGCCAGAGGGAGTACGATGAAGAAAGGACACTTCAGGAAATCAGGGAAAACTGCATTCATG AACTTGAACAACAAGGTGTGGCGTCTCCTCAGGTCTTCCTGGTGTCTGGTTTTGATCTCCATTTGTACGACTTCCCCGCCCTCCAGGACACCATGGAGAGAGAGCTTCCTTCACACAAGAGAGATGTTTTGAACTGGGGCATTCCTAAAGTCTGCAAAAGCATCATTAACAAGAAGAAAGAGGTTTTCAGTTCGCAAATTTGGTACTATGCTTTAACTTCTGCAGCCGTAGCAGCTGTACCTATCCCAGGGCTTTCCTTCGCTGCAGATGTAGGGATGCTGGTCGGTGTTCTTACAAACTATTTGAATGGATTTGGTCTGGATGAGGAGTCCCTAGCGAAACTTTCCAGTGAAACAAAAACACCTTTAGATGATCTAAGGGCAGAAATGAAATGTTTTTGTTCTGGACAGAATGTCACTATAGAGCTTGTTTCGTTAATGCTGCATTCTCTACCACTGCTTACGGGGGAGGCAGCAAAGGAAGGTTCTAGATGGATTCCTTTTCTTGGAATCCCAATAGCGGCTTCAATTTCTTACACTTTCATCACCAGCTTTTTGACTTCTACTCTTGACAGCCTATCTGTAGACGCAGAAAGTGTTCTGATAAAGGCATTGGACATTAGCGCCTTAATAACAGGTTATTCTGTAGCCGTTAGCAATGAGTAA
- the LOC115550731 gene encoding uncharacterized protein LOC115550731, with protein MELRFPLRRREVVEVQPMVSEVQQRWPALFSCEEISEEFRRITSKDLLETFNASLDKYVPRLLRLYRTRKGALGQQMEDILDKLDEQTSDILSHRKTAALRCLPVFVRYDTTKFFLQPLETDPDERVLRGVSVGLLAVREEDDPAVSPNVRDWAVVLEGSIVLHDLPDLGTAFAYLFGLLYAMRYTFEAIQTIFFELGSQCSQRTRSLKTKLLL; from the exons ATGGAGCTGAGATTTCCCCTTAGGCGGAGAGAGGTAGTAGAGGTGCAGCCTATGGTATCCGAGGTCCAGCAGAGATGGCCTGCACTGTTTTCCTGTGAAGAG ATATCTGAAGAATTTCGTCGAATCACCAGCAAAGACCTCCTGGAGACTTTCAATGCGTCCCTTGACAAATATGTTCCTCGCCTGCTCAGACTGTACCGGACAAGAAAGGGAGCTCTTGGTCAGCAAATGGAAGACATCCTGGATAAGCTTGATGAACAG ACATCAGACATTCTGTCTCACCGAAAGACTGCAGCACTGAGATGCCTCCCTGTTTTTGTCCGGTATGACACAACCAAGTTTTTCCTGCAGCCTTTG GAAACTGACCCTGACGAAAGAGTGCTCAGAGGCGTGTCTGTGGGCCTGCTTGCTGTCCGTGAAGAAGATGATCCTGCTGTTTCACCAAACGTGCGGGACTGGGCTGTTGTGTTGGAAGGTTCCATCGTGCTACATGACCTGCCAGACCTCGGCACTGCCTTTGCATACCTCTTTGGCCTACTGTATGCAATGAGGTACACCTTTGAAGCAATTCAGACCATCTTTTTCGAACTTGGCTCTCAGTGCTCCCAGCGCACAAGGTCTCTAAAAACAAAGCTTTTGCTGTGA
- the LOC115551488 gene encoding LOW QUALITY PROTEIN: interferon-inducible GTPase 5-like (The sequence of the model RefSeq protein was modified relative to this genomic sequence to represent the inferred CDS: substituted 1 base at 1 genomic stop codon): MCALESKVIEDIKKALEKNDKDSAALITQKYLGDINNISLNIAVTGESGVGKSTFVNAFRGIDNRDEGAAPTGVVETTMKPEPYPHPRHPNVTLWDHKIDNNLSDAKRCQREYGEXKTLQEIRENCIQGLEKQGVESPQVFLLSSFDLHLYDFPALQDTMERELPSHKRDFLILVLPNICKSTIHKKKEVFRSRIKYYAILSALVAAVPIPGLSIAADSSIVAKVLQDYLNGLGLDEKSLEKISNATKGSFSDVMGRDEMSLFWKECN, from the exons AT GTGTGCCCTGGAATCCAAAGTGATTGAAGATATTAAAAAGGCCCTGGAAAAAAATGACAAGGACTCGGCTGCATTAATAACCCAAAAATATTTAGGAgatataaataatatttcactGAACATTGCTGTCACAGGAGAAAGTGGAGTTGGAAAGTCCACCTTTGTTAATGCCTTCAGGGGGATAGACAACAGAGATGAGGGAGCGGCCCCTACAGGTGTTGTGGAAACGACCATGAAGCCTGAGCCTTACCCACATCCAAGACACCCCAATGTTACATTATGGGATCACAAGATTGATAACAACCTAAGTGATGCAAAAAGGTGCCAGAGGGAGTACGGTGAATAAAAGACACTTCAGGAAATCAGGGAGAACTGCATTCAAG GACTTGAAAAACAGGGTGTAGAGTCTCCTCAGGTCTTCCTGTTGTCTAGTTTTGATCTCCATTTGTACGACTTCCCCGCCCTCCAGGACACCATGGAGAGAGAGCTTCCCTCACACAAGAGAGACTTTCTGATCTTAGTCCTTCCCAACATCTGCAAAAGCACCATTCACAAGAAGAAAGAGGTTTTCCGTTCACGAATAAAGTACTATGCTATTTTGTCTGCCCTCGTTGCAGCTGTACCTATCCCAGGGCTTTCCATTGCTGCAGATTCAAGCATTGTGGCTAAAGTTCTACAGGACTATTTGAATGGGTTGGGTCTAGATGAAAAATCGTTGGAGAAAATTTCCAATGCTACAAAAGGGTCTTTTTCGGATGTAATGGGCAGGGATGAAATGTCTTTGTTCTGGAAAGAATGTAACTAA